The segment TCCCCCATTTGTGTCATTCAACTTCGCCAGCATTTACTGGCGGGCAATGAACCTGCGATCCAATCTGTGTTTCCCCCATTTGTGTCATTCAACTTCGCCAGCATTTACTGGCGGGCAATGAACCTGCGATCCAATCTGTGTTTCCCCCATTTGTGTCATTCAACTTCGCCAGCATTTACTGGCGGGCAATGAACCTGCAGATCCAATCTGTGTCCCCCCCATTTGTGTCATTCAACCTTGCGATGCGCCCGCCGCCACCACACCCCCACCGGATACCCCACCATCTTCGCCACATCGCCCACCACGCGGATGACGGGCGGCAGCAAGAGCGTGTAGAACTTCTCGATCGGGGTCAGCAAGCGGCCCGCAGCCAGGGGGCGCCGCCAGAGCCGGAACAGGCGGCGGTAGGGCCGGGCGCAATAGGCGGCAAAGCTCAGCAGCGCGGCCAGCCAGAAAACGGGGTGAACCAGCCCGCCCAGCGCGACCAACAGCGGCGCCGCCGCCAGATAGGTGACATAACGGATGGCATGTCGCTGGCGCCAGAGATCGGCCTTGCCATCGCCGCGGCTATAGCGATAGTACTGCCGGAAGAAGGCCCGTAGCGACCCGCGCGGCCGGAAATGGGCCACGGCATCCGGCGCCCAACCGAAACGCCCGTACTGCGCCCGCAACGCCAAGTCGAAGACCAGGTCTTCGCAATAGTCCAACCACTCAGGATAGCCGCCGACGCTTTCCCAGGCCGCTTTTCGCATGGCCAGGGAGCGGCTGGAGGGCAGGAAGGCGGCCGAGTCGATCTCGTCGGCCATCGGCAGCACCGTCGCCCCCATCGCCACCTCGAACGCCGTCGCCGGGTCGGCCTCGAACCAGCCGGAGACCACCATCACGGTCGGGTCATCCACCAGCGGCCGGGTGATGGCCTGAAGCCAGCCCGGCTCCAGCCGCACGCCGGCATCGCACAGCGCCAGAATATCCCCACCAGCAGCGGCGATGGCCAGGTTGCGCCCGCGTGAGATGTTGGCCCCCGGCTCGACCAGGACGCGCAACGGCAGCCTGTCTGCATAGGCCAGCAACTGCGCCACCGTGTCGTCGGTCGAACCGCCATCCACGACCACGATCTCATCAGGGGGCAGAGTCTGGGCTGCCAGGCTGTCCAGCAGCCTCCGGATGGCAGCGCCTTCGTCGAAAACGGTGAGGATGAGGGAGATCATGGCCGGTCAGGGCCGAAACCCGAGCGTCTTCCCGCGCCGGCCGGGTTGCGACCACACGAGATTATCCCGCGCCAAGACGCCCGAAAGCCTGTTTGCGGCCGTCGGGCGTCTGCTCGAAGTCCGTCTACCGGTTTAGTACCAGTCTTTGCCGCCGCGACGGTCGCGTCCGCCGCCGCCGCTGCTGCCGCTGCTGCCGCGCCGATTGTAACCGCCGCCGCTGCCGCCGCTGCCGCCGCCGCGCCGTTCATAGCCGCCGGAGCGATTGTTGCCGTAGGTGCGGGGGCGCTCTTCGCGCGGGCGGGCGACATTCACGGTCAGATTGCGCCCGCTCAACAGATAGCCATTGTACTGATTGATCGCCTGCTCGGCCTCTTTCTGGCTTCCCATTGCTACGAAGGCAAAACCTTTCGATCGATTCGTATCGCGGTCGCGGATCAACTCGACCGACACCACGCTGCCGGCCTGCTCGAACAACTCCCGTATTTCTTCTTCGGTGGTGGCGTACGAGAGGTTGCCAACGTACAACTTTACTTCCATGCTAATGCGTCTCCTTGTGGCCGATGGGGCCAGTGCTGAAAAATGCCGCCAACCCAGCGATGGCTGACGGCGCGTCTCACGCGAAATCAGTTGTGAGGATGGGATCAGTATAACACACGGCCCAACTCTAACAAAACGCCAATGTTGCGTCAACGCTGGACTAACACTGGCGGTGTTGAATCAAGGTTGTGAGCGGTCAACACCCTCACCCCTCACTGACTACCCAATTTCACCTTCTATCCCTCACCCTTGTTGGAGGCAACCCAATGCGACTCATGCTCCGTCGTGACCCCCTTTATCGTGACCTTTCCCGCGAGATGGCCGCCTGGCGCGGGGCCATGGACAGGCTGTTCGATGACACCTTCGAACGCCCCAATCTCTGGAACCAGCCGGCCGCCTGGACTCTGCCGCTGGATGTGGCCGAGACCGCCGAAAACTTCGTGATCAAGGCCTCCCTGCCCGGCGCCAACCCCGACAACTTCGAGATCACCCTTGCCGACAATGTCCTCAACATCAAGGCCAAGATCGACGAGACCAAAGATTTCGAGGAAGGCCAGTATCACCTGCGCGAGCGCCGCTTCGGTAGCTTCGAGCGCAGCCTCTCGCTGGCGGCTCCTGTCAACGCCGATGGCATCGTGGCCGACTATGCGGACGGCGTGCTGACCCTGAATGTGCCCAAGGCTGAGGAAATCAAGCCCAAGCGCATCGCCATCAGCGCTCGCTCCAACTGATCCTCACCTCCCACCCGTTCCCACCTTCCCCTTCTCGCCCTGGCCCGGTCTCCTGACCGGGCCAGTCTTTTTCTCGCGTTACTCCCCTCGCCCCCTTTCGCGTCCTTCGCGGATCACCCCCCCCTTCGCGGATCACCCCCCATTCTCCACCCGGATCGGCCGCACGTACTCCTGATAATTGCCGTTGCCGTCCACCACCCGCAAGCGTAGCACATGCTCGCCGTTGGCGATGCGCCTGGTATTGAAACGCGCCATCAGCGCCGAGGCCGGCACCGTTCGGCGGCCTGTGGCCACGAACACCGCTTGTTCGGGGTCGCCGTTCACCAACACATCGATCTGCCACTTGCTGAAATCGTCGGCGTTGGCGACGCCGTGGATCTCGATCACCCCTTCCACCAGGGCGTTCTTCTTCGGCGTGGTGAAGCCATTGGCGGCCACGGGGCGGGGCAGGGGCGCGCCGGGGTTGGCGGTGACGATCGGGAGCAGATACTCGTCGAAATTGCTGTCGGTGTGCACCACGCGCAGCCGCAACACCTGCGGCCCATTGGCGAAATACTGCGTGTCCACCGCCCCCAGGTTGCGTTCGTCCTCAGCCTGCGACCGCGAGGTCGCGATCGAGAAGGCTTGCTTGGGGTCGCCGCCGGGCAACAAATCGAGCTGCCACCTCAGGAAGTCGGCATCGGCCGCCACCCCGCGAATGCGCACCGTGCCCTTCACCTTTTCGCCGACTTTGGGCGCAAAGATGCCGTTGGCCGCGGCTATCGTTGGCCTGGTTGGGGCGTCGGCAGCCGCCGTCAGTGGGTTGGCGAAGGCGACGGTGCGGAAGAACTCGTCGTAGTTGCCATCCTGTCGCACCACGCGCAGCCGCAACTGGTGCTGGCCGTTGGGGTAGGGCGTGGAATCGAACTTCGTCAGGACGGCCGCCGCCGGCGTCTGTTCGCTCCCCACCGCCAGCGCCGTGGCCTGGTGCGGCTTGCCGTCCAGCAGCAGGTCGAGCTGCCATTTTTGGAAGGCGGGATCGGACGCGACCCCGGCCACCTCGACCATCCCCGCCAGGGTGGCGCCCTCGGCCGGGCTGGTGATGCCATTGTCGGGCGCCTGGGCCAGAACCGTGGTCGAGACGCCAGCCGCAAGCAGGCTGATCGCAAGCAGGACGAGCGAGAAAAGGGTGACGAGTTTGTTTGTCATCGGGGAATCTCTCCGCAGGGAAAACAGCAACGACGCTCGCTCGAGCGAGGCATCGTTGCTTGAGACGTTTGTTGGCTGCCTACCGGGACGGGTGCGGCCGGGTTTCGCGCCGGCCCAACCGCCGCCGCCTCCCTCGTTCAGCCGGCCAGCAGCAGATACGGCTCCTCGATCATCGCCTTGATCGCCTGCAAGAAGCGGGCGGCCGGCGCGCCATCCACCAGGCGGTGGTCGAACACCAGGCTCAGCGTCCACATCTGCCGGGCGACGATCTGGCCCTCGCGCACAACCGCTTTGGCGGCGATGCGGCCCACGCCCAGGATGGCGGCCTCGGGCAGGTTGATGACCGGGGTGAAGGCATCGACTTCGAACGGCCCCAGGCTGGTGATGGTGAAGGTGCCGCCGCTAAGGTCATCGGGCAGCGCCTTGCCCTGTCTGGCGCGCTCGGCCAGCGCCCTGAACTCCTGCCCGAACTGGCGCAGGCTTTTTTGGTCGGCGTTGCGGATGACCGGCACCAGCAGCCCGCGCTCGGTGTCCACGGCCATGCCCAGGTTTACGGCTGCCATCTGTTCGATGGCATCGGCGGTCAGGCGGGCGTTCATGGTAGGGAACTGGCGCAGGGCCACGGCCACGATCTTGCCCAGGAAGTCGTTGTAGCCAGGCGCAAAGCCCCAGCTTTCGCTCACGCGCGCCTTCAGTCGCTCGCGCATGGCCACGAATTCGGTCGCATCGGCCTCCATCACCAGCGTCACGCGGGCGGTGGTGTGGACGCTGGCCGCCATGCGCTCGGCGATGATGCCGCGAATGCCTTTCAGCGGGATGCGGGCCAGGACGTCGGCGGGTGGAGCCGGCGGGGACGGCGGGGCAATTATTGGCGGCGCCGGCGCTGGGGCGGGCGGCTGCGCGAGGGGCGGCTGTGCAGGGCGGGCGGCCATCTCGACATCGCGGCGGGTGACGCGGCCGCCCGGCCCGCTCCCCACCATCTCATCTGCGTCCAGCCCGGCTTCTGCGGCCAGCCGGCGGGCGACGGGGGTGAGGCGCGGGCGCCGGTCGAGAAAATCGAGCACGTCGCGTTCGAGGATGCGGGCGGCCGCCTCGGTTCCGGGCACTTGCGGGCCGCTGGCTGCCACCTTGCCCAGATCGACGCCCTTGCGTCCGGCCAGGCTGCGCGCCCGCGGCGAGGCGAAGGCCGGCCCTACCACCGGGGCGGCGGCTTGTGCGGGCGCGGTCGGCGGCGCGGTTGGCGCTACGGCCGGCGCCGCGGCTGGCATCTCTAGGGCGGCAGCGGCCCCGCCGCCGGCAAAGGCCTCCTCCGCCGCCCCGATGCTGGCGACCACACTCAGGACCGGCAGCACATCGCCTTCTTTGACCGGGCCGAAATGGACGAAGCCCTCGCTGGGCGCTTCGACGGCGAAGACGGCCTTATCGGTTTCGATGTTGAGGATCTCCTGACCCTTGCGCACCGGCGAGCCATCGGCCACCAGCCATTGGCCCACCGTGACTTCTTCGACGGTTTGTCCTAGTTTGGGGATGAAGACGTGTTCTGACATGGTTTTGGGCGGGGTGCGTGGTGCGTGAAATGTGAAACGTGAGGCGTGAAGCGTGAAGCGTGAAGCGTGGTGCGTGGTGCGTGGTGCGTGGTGCGTGAAATGTGAAACGTGAGGCGTGAGGCGTGGGGCGGGGTGCGGACGGCGGGCGGAACCCGGAACCCGGAACCCGGAACCCGGAACCCGGAACAAGAATCAAACTGCAACGACTGTGATCCCCATCCCGCGCACTCGTTCCACGAACTCCGCCGGCGCGTCGGCAGCGGTGATGATGTGGTGGACGGCGGCAAGGGGGGCGAAGGAGGCAAAGCCAACGCGTCCCCATTTGGTCGCATCGATGACGGCGATCACCTGCCGGCAGCGCGCCGCCATCGCCGCCTTCACATCGGCCTCCTCCGCGCTGACATCGGTCAAGCCTTCCGCCAGACTGAGGCCGTGCGCGCCGAAGAAACCCTTCTGGATGTTGTAGCCTGCCAGCACTTCCAGGCCATCGACGCCGATCAGCGAGGCTGTTTCCCGGCGCAGGCGGCCGCCCGGCACCACCACCGTCAGATCGGGCGAGGCCATCAACTCCTGCACGATGGCAATGCTGTTGGTGATCACCGTCACCTGGCGGTGCTGGCGCAAGCGCATGGCAATGGCCAGGGCCGTGCTGCTGGTGTCCAGAAAAACGGCGTCGCCATCGTCGATCATGGCGGCGCCGGCGACGCCGATGCGCTCCTTGGCCAGCGCCTGCTGTTGCCGACGCAGCGCCAACGAAAGCTCGGACGCCAGCCGATTGGCCGGGATCGCCCCGCCGTGCGTGCGTACGAGCAGATTCTGCTCGGCCAGCGCCTGCAAATCCTGCCGGATCGTCACTTCCGAGACGCCAAACAACCGGCTCAGCTCCGCCACCGTCACCCGCCCCTCGCGGTTGGTGCGGTTGAGGATTTCGTGTCGCCGTTCCGGCACGGTCATGTCGTTCAGCATGTGGGCCTGCTCTGCGCCTCCGTCTTGCATCCTGTTGGTTTCGATTGCTTTTGCTTACTTTCATTCTAGAGCATTCCGAAAGCAATGTCAAGCAGACTGGCCATCGAGAAGGGTGATCTCGCCCGTACTGCCATCGACGCGCACCCGCTGCCCGGTTGTCAGGCGGGTGGTGGCCTGGCGGATGCCGACGACGGCCGGGATGCCGTACTCGCGCGCCACCACCGAGCCATGCGTCATCATCCCTCCCACCTCCATCACCAGCCCCGCCGCCGCCAGGAACAACGGCGTCCACGACGGGTCGGTGCCGGGGCAGACCATGATCTCGCCCGCTTGGAGGCCAGCCTGGTGCGGGTCGAGCACCACGCGCACCCTGCCCTCCACCACGCCCGGCGACACCGGGCTGCCGGTGATCACCCCCTCGGCCCCGCCGGCGGCCGCATCTACGCCCTCGTAGAACGCCCGGCCATC is part of the Caldilineales bacterium genome and harbors:
- a CDS encoding 2-oxo acid dehydrogenase subunit E2, giving the protein MSEHVFIPKLGQTVEEVTVGQWLVADGSPVRKGQEILNIETDKAVFAVEAPSEGFVHFGPVKEGDVLPVLSVVASIGAAEEAFAGGGAAAALEMPAAAPAVAPTAPPTAPAQAAAPVVGPAFASPRARSLAGRKGVDLGKVAASGPQVPGTEAAARILERDVLDFLDRRPRLTPVARRLAAEAGLDADEMVGSGPGGRVTRRDVEMAARPAQPPLAQPPAPAPAPPIIAPPSPPAPPADVLARIPLKGIRGIIAERMAASVHTTARVTLVMEADATEFVAMRERLKARVSESWGFAPGYNDFLGKIVAVALRQFPTMNARLTADAIEQMAAVNLGMAVDTERGLLVPVIRNADQKSLRQFGQEFRALAERARQGKALPDDLSGGTFTITSLGPFEVDAFTPVINLPEAAILGVGRIAAKAVVREGQIVARQMWTLSLVFDHRLVDGAPAARFLQAIKAMIEEPYLLLAG
- a CDS encoding RNA-binding protein — encoded protein: MEVKLYVGNLSYATTEEEIRELFEQAGSVVSVELIRDRDTNRSKGFAFVAMGSQKEAEQAINQYNGYLLSGRNLTVNVARPREERPRTYGNNRSGGYERRGGGSGGSGGGYNRRGSSGSSGGGGRDRRGGKDWY
- a CDS encoding glycosyltransferase, whose translation is MISLILTVFDEGAAIRRLLDSLAAQTLPPDEIVVVDGGSTDDTVAQLLAYADRLPLRVLVEPGANISRGRNLAIAAAGGDILALCDAGVRLEPGWLQAITRPLVDDPTVMVVSGWFEADPATAFEVAMGATVLPMADEIDSAAFLPSSRSLAMRKAAWESVGGYPEWLDYCEDLVFDLALRAQYGRFGWAPDAVAHFRPRGSLRAFFRQYYRYSRGDGKADLWRQRHAIRYVTYLAAAPLLVALGGLVHPVFWLAALLSFAAYCARPYRRLFRLWRRPLAAGRLLTPIEKFYTLLLPPVIRVVGDVAKMVGYPVGVWWRRAHRKVE
- a CDS encoding Hsp20/alpha crystallin family protein, translating into MLRRDPLYRDLSREMAAWRGAMDRLFDDTFERPNLWNQPAAWTLPLDVAETAENFVIKASLPGANPDNFEITLADNVLNIKAKIDETKDFEEGQYHLRERRFGSFERSLSLAAPVNADGIVADYADGVLTLNVPKAEEIKPKRIAISARSN
- a CDS encoding DeoR/GlpR family DNA-binding transcription regulator codes for the protein MLNDMTVPERRHEILNRTNREGRVTVAELSRLFGVSEVTIRQDLQALAEQNLLVRTHGGAIPANRLASELSLALRRQQQALAKERIGVAGAAMIDDGDAVFLDTSSTALAIAMRLRQHRQVTVITNSIAIVQELMASPDLTVVVPGGRLRRETASLIGVDGLEVLAGYNIQKGFFGAHGLSLAEGLTDVSAEEADVKAAMAARCRQVIAVIDATKWGRVGFASFAPLAAVHHIITAADAPAEFVERVRGMGITVVAV